The following coding sequences lie in one Arabidopsis thaliana chromosome 3, partial sequence genomic window:
- a CDS encoding ARM repeat superfamily protein (ARM repeat superfamily protein; FUNCTIONS IN: ubiquitin-protein ligase activity, binding; INVOLVED IN: protein ubiquitination; LOCATED IN: ubiquitin ligase complex; EXPRESSED IN: 22 plant structures; EXPRESSED DURING: 13 growth stages; CONTAINS InterPro DOMAIN/s: U box domain (InterPro:IPR003613), Armadillo-like helical (InterPro:IPR011989), Armadillo-type fold (InterPro:IPR016024); BEST Arabidopsis thaliana protein match is: ARM repeat superfamily protein (TAIR:AT5G65920.1); Has 2157 Blast hits to 2086 proteins in 103 species: Archae - 0; Bacteria - 14; Metazoa - 79; Fungi - 29; Plants - 1932; Viruses - 3; Other Eukaryotes - 100 (source: NCBI BLink).): protein MPMFQPLKRDGLIGFEGGGDGQVLDLDTAVKDGVLGGVNGGGVGVVDEKLDLKKMIKELDLQDIPSVFICPISLEPMQDPVTLCTGQTYERLNIHKWFNLGHLTCPTTMQELWDDTVTPNKTLHHLIYTWFSQKYVLMKKRSEDVQGRAIEILGTLKKAKGQARVHALSELKQIVIAHLMARKTVVEEGGVSVISSLLGPFTSHAVGSEVVAILVSLDLDSDSKSGLMQPAKVSLIVDMLNDGSNETKINCARLIRGLVEEKGFRAELVSSHSLLVGLMRLVKDKRHRNGVSPALRLLKPISVHKQVRSLMVSIGAVPQLVDILPSLDPECLELALFVLDALCTDVEGRVAVKDSANTIPYTVRVLMRVSENCTNYALSILWSVCKLAPEECSPLAVEVGLAAKLLLVIQSGCDAALKQRSAELLKLCSLHYSDTMFISKCKLTRTIQ, encoded by the coding sequence ATGCCGATGTTTCAGCCGTTAAAGAGAGATGGGTTAATAGGATTTGAAGGTGGTGGTGATGGGCAAGTCTTAGATCTGGATACTGCAGTGAAAGATGGAGTTCTCGGTGGTGTTaatggtggtggtgttggagttgttgatgagaaattggatctgaagaagatgataaaggAGCTAGATTTACAAGATATACCTTCTGTTTTCATTTGTCCTATCTCCTTAGAGCCGATGCAAGATCCTGTGACTTTGTGTACTGGTCAAACCTATGAAAGGTTAAACATTCACAAATGGTTTAACCTAGGTCACTTGACTTGTCCTACTACAATGCAAGAGCTTTGGGATGATACGGTAACTCCTAATAAAACTCTTCATCATTTGATCTATACTTGGTTCTCTCAGAAGTAtgtgttgatgaagaaacgtTCTGAGGATGTTCAAGGACGAGCTATTGAGATTTTGGGGACTTTGAAGAAAGCTAAAGGTCAAGCTAGGGTTCATGCTTTGAGTGAGCTTAAACAGATTGTTATTGCTCATCTTATGGCGAGGAAGActgttgttgaagaaggtgGTGTCTCTgtgatctcttctcttttgggTCCTTTTACTTCTCATGCTGTTGGATCTGAGGTTGTTGCTATTCTTGTGAGTCTTGATCTTGATTCTGATTCGAAATCCGGCTTGATGCAACCAGCTAAGGTTTCTTTGATTGTTGATATGTTGAATGATGGATCTAATGAGACTAAGATCAATTGTGCTAGATTGATTAGAGGATTGGTGGAAGAGAAAGGGTTTAGAGCAGAGCTTGTTTCAAGTCATAGTTTGCTTGTTGGGTTAATGAGATTGGTTAAGGATAAGAGACATAGAAATGGAGTATCTCCTGCACTTCGGTTGCTTAAACCGATTTCGGTTCATAAACAAGTTCGAAGCTTGATGGTTAGCATTGGAGCAGTGCCTCAATTAGTTGATATCTTACCGTCTTTAGACCCGGAATGTTTGGAGTTAGCTCTGTTTGTTCTTGATGCTTTGTGTACAGACGTGGAAGGAAGAGTTGCTGTCAAAGACTCTGCAAACACAATACCTTATACAGTTAGGGTGCTGATGAGGGTGTCTGAGAATTGCACTAACTACGCGCTGTCGATTCTTTGGTCTGTCTGCAAATTAGCTCCAGAAGAATGTTCACCACTTGCTGTTGAGGTTGGTCTTGCTGCAAAGCTGTTACTCGTGATCCAGAGCGGGTGTGATGCAGCGTTGAAGCAGCGGTCAGCAGAGCTACTTAAGCTTTGTAGTCTACATTATTCAGACACCATGTTTATTTCCAAATGCAAACTCACAAGGACAATCCAATAG
- a CDS encoding uncharacterized protein (unknown protein; BEST Arabidopsis thaliana protein match is: unknown protein (TAIR:AT5G65925.1); Has 23 Blast hits to 23 proteins in 7 species: Archae - 0; Bacteria - 0; Metazoa - 0; Fungi - 0; Plants - 23; Viruses - 0; Other Eukaryotes - 0 (source: NCBI BLink).) has product MKAKVIEKENCFVWLVKAPFRLLIMARDAYIRSITSCSGAGIYSGGGSSGFGQLSGNFQICDPPSTALPRSFTLTSAAHDQGCLTRGGQPTIAMRQSLSLDHRKNNRCVVVMGRIDEEMSCDDDDEFQEEDSFLDYGNCEILTKEIEKPSVDQKHKPLGRF; this is encoded by the coding sequence ATGAAAGCGAAAGtcatagagaaagagaactgCTTCGTATGGTTGGTTAAGGCTCCTTTTCGTCTGTTGATCATGGCACGTGACGCCTACATACGAAGCATTACGTCATGCTCCGGCGCCGGAATTTATTCCGGTGGTGGATCATCTGGTTTTGGTCAACTCTCCGGAAACTTCCAAATCTGCGATCCGCCTAGCACCGCCCTTCCTCGAAGCTTTACCTTGACGTCGGCGGCACATGATCAAGGCTGTCTGACACGTGGCGGACAACCTACGATTGCAATGAGACAATCATTGTCCTTGGATCATCGGAAGAACAATAGATGCGTTGTTGTGATGGGAAGAATAGATGAGGAGATGtcttgtgatgatgatgatgagtttcaagaagaagactctTTTCTTGATTATGGTAATTGCGAGATTCTtacaaaagaaatagaaaaaccATCTGTTGACCAAAAACATAAGCCTCTAGgacgattttga
- a CDS encoding P-loop containing nucleoside triphosphate hydrolases superfamily protein (P-loop containing nucleoside triphosphate hydrolases superfamily protein; FUNCTIONS IN: DNA helicase activity, nucleoside-triphosphatase activity, nucleotide binding, ATP binding; INVOLVED IN: biological_process unknown; LOCATED IN: chloroplast; EXPRESSED IN: flower; EXPRESSED DURING: petal differentiation and expansion stage; CONTAINS InterPro DOMAIN/s: TIP49, C-terminal (InterPro:IPR010339), ATPase, AAA+ type, core (InterPro:IPR003593); BEST Arabidopsis thaliana protein match is: P-loop containing nucleoside triphosphate hydrolases superfamily protein (TAIR:AT5G67630.1); Has 1217 Blast hits to 1215 proteins in 377 species: Archae - 91; Bacteria - 194; Metazoa - 298; Fungi - 306; Plants - 114; Viruses - 0; Other Eukaryotes - 214 (source: NCBI BLink).) yields MAELRLSETRDLTRIERIGAHSHIRGLGLDSVLEPRAVSEGMVGQIKARKAAGVTLELIRDGKISGRAILIAGQPGTGKIAIAMGIAKSLGQETPFTMIAGSEIFSLEMSKTEALTQAFRKAIGVRIKEETDVIEGEVVTISIDRPASSGGSVKKTGKITMKTTDMESNFDLGWKLIEPLDKEKVQSGDVIVLDRFCGKITKLGRSFTRSRDFDVMGSKTKFVQCPEGELEKRKEVLHSVTLHEIDVINSRTQGYLALFTGDTGEIRSETREQSDTKVAEWREEGKAEIVPGVLFIDEVHMLDIECFSFLNRALENDMSPILVVATNRGMTTIRGTNQISAHGIPIDFLDRLLIITTQPYTQDEIRNILEIRCQEEDVEMNEEAKQLLTLIGCNTSLRYAIHLINAAALACLKRKGKVVEIQDIERVYRLFLDTKRSMQYLVEHESEYLFSVPIKNTQEATAGEETEHEAMEV; encoded by the exons ATGGCAGAACTAAGGTTATCAGAAACTCGAGACTTAACTAGGATCGAAAGAATCGGAGCACACTCACACATACGAGGTTTAGGTCTCGACTCAGTACTCGAGCCACGAGCCGTATCCGAAGGAATGGTTGGTCAAATCAAAGCACGTAAAGCCGCCGGAGTAACCCTCGAGTTGATCAGAGACGGCAAAATCTCGGGTCGGGCTATACTTATAGCGGGTCAACCCGGAACGGGTAAAATCGCAATAGCAATGGGTATAGCAAAATCACTTGGACAAGAAACACCATTCACTATGATTGCAGGAAGTGAGATCTTTTCTTTAGAGATGTCAAAGACTGAAGCTTTAACTCAAGCTTTTCGTAAAGCTATTGGTGTTAGGATCAAAGAAGAGACTGACGTGATAGAAGGAGAAGTTGTGACGATTTCGATTGATAGACCTGCTTCTTCTGGTGGTTCTGTGAAGAAGACTGGGAAGATAACAATGAAGACGACTGATATGGAatctaattttgatttgggATGGAAATTGATTGAGCCATTGGATAAGGAGAAAGTACAGAGTGGtgatgttattgttttggataGGTTTTGTGGGAAGATTACTAAGCTTGGAAGATCTTTTACGAGGTCTAGAGATTTTGATGTTATGGGTTCAAAGACTAAGTTTGTGCAGTGCCCTGAAGGTGAGCTTGAGAAGAGGAAGGAGGTTTTGCATTCTGTCACACTTCATGAGATTGATGTTATTAATAGcag GACTCAAGGGTATCTAGCCCTCTTCACAGGTGATACAGGCGAGATTCGTTCAGAAACCCGAGAGCAAAGCGATACTAAAGTGGCAGAGTGGAGAGAAGAAGGGAAAGCTGAAATAGTACCTGGTGTTCTCTTCATTGATGAAGTCCATATGCTTGATATCGAATGCTTCTCTTTCCTGAATAGAGCTCTCGAAAACGATATGTCACCAATCCTGGTCGTGGCTACAAACAGAGGAATGACAACAATCCGAGGAACAAACCAGATATCAGCACATGGGATCCCAATCGATTTTCTTGACCGTCTTCTTATTATCACAACACAGCCTTACACACAAGACGAGATCAGAAATATTTTAGAGATCCGTTGCCAAGAAGAGGATGTGGAGATGAACGAGGAAGCGAAACAGCTTCTGACTTTGATCGGATGTAATACCTCGCTTAGGTACGCGATTCATCTAATCAATGCAGCTGCCCTAGCTTGCCTGAAACGTAAAGGGAAAGTCGTAGAGATTCAGGACATTGAGAGAGTTTATAGATTGTTTTTAGACACCAAGAGATCGATGCAGTACTTGGTTGAGCATGAGAGCGAGTACTTGTTTAGCGTGCCTATAAAAAACACACAGGAGGCTACTGcaggagaagaaacagaacacgAGGCCATGGAAGtttga